A genomic segment from Branchiostoma floridae strain S238N-H82 chromosome 7, Bfl_VNyyK, whole genome shotgun sequence encodes:
- the LOC118419015 gene encoding ribosomal protein 63, mitochondrial-like: MRLSMVLAYLPKTVRGMRYKWYFNTEHVPGKQWTGKHRRWRPITLTMKRNTVKRLRWEAETEKYLSTCHLSQAEEACIDEESRAKKASEEYFDRRYRARMPAHKFIQDQLDHLNINKRWADPQEYQRDIPIRKKKSYLDFK, encoded by the exons ATGAGGTTGTCCATGGTTTTAGCGTATCTTCCGAAGACAGTGAGGGGAATGAGATACAAGTGGTACTTCAACACGGAACACGTTCCCGGAAAACAGTGGACTGG AAAGCACCGTCGATGGCGGCCAATCACATTGACGATGAAGAGGAACACGGTCAAAAGATTGCGGTGGGAAGCAGAGACAGAGAAGTACCTGTCCACCTGTCACTTATCCCAG GCAGAGGAGGCATGTATCGATGAGGAATCTCGTGCCAAGAAGGCGAGTGAAGAGTATTTTGATAGGAGATACCGTGCAAGAATGCCGGCACACAAGTTCATACAGGATCAGCTGGATCATCTGAATATCAACAAGAGATGGGCAGACCCCCAGGAATATCAGAGAGACATTCCGATTCGAAAGAAGAAATCATACTTGGACTTCAAGTAA